From the Halomonas meridiana genome, one window contains:
- a CDS encoding ComF family protein: protein MPLIHARCIKHLPSQRSLNRKERRQNLNGAFVVAGDMPEHVTIIDDVVTTGATGHALAAEVLAQGAKRVDVWAAARTPLQKS, encoded by the coding sequence ATGCCTCTGATTCACGCCCGTTGTATCAAGCATTTGCCCTCTCAGCGCTCGTTGAACCGCAAAGAGCGGCGGCAAAATTTAAACGGAGCTTTTGTCGTGGCAGGCGACATGCCGGAGCACGTGACGATTATTGATGATGTGGTGACGACCGGCGCTACTGGGCATGCGCTCGCTGCCGAGGTGCTGGCGCAGGGTGCCAAACGTGTCGATGTGTGGGCAGCTGCCCGCACACCGCTTCAGAAGAGTTGA
- a CDS encoding site-specific integrase — protein sequence MKQPRSFEEVMVEYLRGSAHLRSLHTIKYQIGNLRRYFGGVEIGAITGADIKGYIRHRQEQGRANATINRELAALSSAINYCNREWEWGLDNPVKGRLTREARHRERYLSRGEVGRLVTAARQQRHGDVLADFIELAAHTGCRRGELLGLEWSRVSLDPGKESLTLLSSHTKSGKPRTVPLNSVAQAAIKRRLAWRAGNVPGCPWVFARADGEPVKSLRAGFAQAAKRVRLDDLRIHDLRHTAASWLVSDGVPLEVIKELLGHSSITMTERYAHLAPQRVREAVNRLGHNLVTQDNLVSIGIKQGGIKN from the coding sequence GTGAAGCAGCCACGCAGCTTTGAAGAAGTGATGGTCGAGTATCTGCGCGGGTCGGCACACCTGCGCAGCCTCCATACCATCAAGTATCAGATCGGCAACCTGCGGCGATATTTTGGCGGCGTTGAGATTGGAGCGATTACCGGCGCGGATATCAAAGGCTATATCCGTCACCGGCAAGAGCAGGGAAGGGCTAACGCCACCATTAACCGCGAGCTGGCCGCGCTGTCGTCGGCGATCAACTACTGCAATCGGGAATGGGAGTGGGGTCTCGACAACCCGGTGAAGGGAAGGTTGACCCGGGAAGCCAGGCACCGTGAGCGGTATTTGAGCAGAGGAGAGGTTGGCAGGCTGGTGACCGCAGCCAGGCAACAGCGGCACGGCGATGTGCTGGCCGACTTCATCGAGTTGGCCGCGCACACCGGTTGTCGCCGTGGCGAGCTGCTGGGACTGGAATGGTCACGCGTCAGCCTGGACCCAGGCAAAGAGTCGCTAACGCTTCTGAGCAGCCACACAAAATCCGGCAAGCCGAGAACGGTACCGCTGAATAGCGTGGCCCAAGCCGCGATCAAGAGAAGGTTGGCGTGGCGAGCAGGAAACGTGCCCGGGTGCCCTTGGGTTTTCGCTAGAGCGGACGGCGAGCCGGTGAAGTCGCTCAGGGCAGGATTCGCCCAGGCGGCCAAAAGGGTGCGGCTGGATGATTTGCGGATACACGACTTGCGGCACACGGCAGCATCTTGGCTGGTGAGCGATGGCGTTCCACTGGAGGTAATAAAGGAGCTGCTGGGACATTCCAGCATCACGATGACCGAGCGATATGCGCATTTGGCACCGCAACGAGTGCGCGAAGCCGTAAACAGGCTAGGTCACAATCTGGTCACACAGGACAATCTAGTGAGTATTGGGATAAAGCAGGGAGGGATAAAAAACTGA
- a CDS encoding helix-turn-helix domain-containing protein, translated as MKALVTYAEAAEMLSVSHWTVRQMVRQGRLTASGEGKGRRVTMGSIRRIGELDAEALELESRSAPGVQKGEKSVCHIKGKARHSGGHRTTTQAANELDALLGQRT; from the coding sequence ATGAAAGCGCTGGTCACCTACGCCGAGGCCGCTGAAATGCTCAGCGTCTCGCACTGGACTGTCAGGCAGATGGTCAGGCAGGGCAGGCTGACGGCCAGCGGCGAAGGAAAAGGGCGGCGGGTCACGATGGGCAGCATTCGACGAATCGGAGAGCTTGACGCCGAGGCGCTAGAGTTGGAGAGTCGCAGCGCGCCCGGCGTGCAGAAAGGGGAAAAATCTGTATGCCACATAAAAGGAAAGGCTCGCCATTCTGGTGGGCATCGTACAACGACCCAGGCGGCAAACGAATTAGACGCTCTACTGGGACAGCGGACTTAA
- a CDS encoding DNA methyltransferase yields MKVLNQEFGPDWAMYNGDCVNVIGGMPDASIDYTIFSPPFASLYTYSNSDFDMGNVQSDEEFCEQFRFLVRELMRVTKPGRLLSFHCMNLPASKVRDGYIGLKDFRGELIAAFIAEGWIFHSEVCIWKDPVTAMQRTKALGLLHKQIKKDSAMSRQGIPDYLVTMRKPGENPEPVSHTNESFPVERWQRYASPVWMDINPSRTLAFRDGRDPDDERHICPLQLDVIERAIDLWTNPGDTVLSPFGGIGSEPVSAIKMGRKAVAVELKESYWKLAVRNLQDAQAAPMDMFAGA; encoded by the coding sequence ATGAAAGTATTAAATCAGGAGTTTGGGCCCGATTGGGCTATGTACAACGGGGATTGCGTCAACGTGATCGGCGGCATGCCTGACGCAAGTATCGACTATACGATTTTTAGCCCGCCGTTCGCCTCGCTGTACACCTACAGCAACAGCGACTTCGACATGGGAAACGTACAGAGCGACGAGGAATTCTGCGAGCAGTTCCGGTTCCTTGTTCGTGAATTGATGCGGGTCACCAAGCCCGGACGCCTGCTTTCCTTCCATTGCATGAACCTGCCAGCCAGCAAGGTGCGCGATGGTTACATCGGCCTGAAAGACTTCCGCGGCGAGCTGATCGCCGCCTTTATTGCCGAGGGATGGATCTTCCATAGCGAGGTTTGCATCTGGAAAGACCCGGTGACCGCTATGCAGCGCACTAAGGCGCTGGGACTGCTGCACAAGCAGATCAAGAAAGACTCGGCCATGAGTCGCCAAGGAATCCCTGACTACTTGGTCACCATGCGCAAGCCGGGCGAGAACCCGGAGCCGGTCAGCCACACCAATGAGAGCTTTCCGGTCGAGCGCTGGCAGCGCTATGCATCACCGGTCTGGATGGATATCAACCCCAGTCGGACGTTGGCTTTTCGAGATGGGCGCGACCCGGACGACGAGCGCCACATCTGCCCCCTACAGCTTGACGTGATCGAGAGAGCAATTGACCTGTGGACCAACCCCGGAGACACAGTACTGAGCCCATTCGGCGGCATCGGCAGCGAGCCAGTAAGCGCCATAAAGATGGGCCGCAAAGCTGTAGCGGTGGAGTTGAAAGAGAGTTACTGGAAGCTCGCAGTACGCAATCTCCAAGATGCCCAGGCTGCGCCCATGGACATGTTTGCAGGAGCATGA
- a CDS encoding DEAD/DEAH box helicase, whose product MNVEYLEFVKGKTKMDQPSGFTLEHDAIGFGGMQLMEFQRHIVKWALRRGRAAVFANTGLGKTAMQATWAGHVAEHTGKPVLIAAPLCVARQTVSEAAKFGVHAEYVREMPSSPDGVYVTNYEMLDNFEPDAFAGIVLDESSILKNRDGKTRTRIITEWKRCPYRLSCTATPSPNDYMELGNQSEFLGIMGMDEMLAMFFTHDGGDTAKWRLKGHGRKKFWQWLASWAVTIRLPSDIGFDDTGYILPTLHTYEHLVTSQYGDDMFTSIAQSLTERRQAKKETLGQRVAKVAEIVAQEPSEPWLIWCHTNDEADLLRKSIHGAVEIRGSDSIERKEQAINGFLDGSVRVLVTKPSIAGMGLNLQHCARMAFVGLDDSFEQMYQAVRRCWRFGQTREVHSHIVSAESLGAIKANVERKERQMEEMQASMVEHMAGMMQKPVSSAAIEKTEYEPQHEMVLPAWVA is encoded by the coding sequence ATGAATGTCGAATACCTAGAGTTCGTTAAGGGTAAAACGAAGATGGACCAGCCCAGTGGCTTCACACTCGAACATGACGCCATTGGATTCGGCGGCATGCAGTTGATGGAGTTCCAGCGCCATATCGTGAAGTGGGCGCTACGCCGTGGGCGAGCCGCCGTGTTTGCTAACACGGGGCTTGGCAAGACAGCCATGCAAGCCACTTGGGCGGGCCACGTTGCTGAGCATACCGGAAAGCCGGTATTGATTGCCGCCCCGCTGTGTGTGGCTCGCCAGACCGTTAGCGAGGCTGCAAAGTTTGGTGTTCACGCTGAATACGTCCGCGAGATGCCCAGCAGCCCTGATGGTGTATATGTGACCAACTACGAAATGCTGGATAACTTCGAGCCTGACGCTTTCGCGGGCATTGTACTGGATGAATCGAGCATTCTGAAAAACCGCGACGGCAAAACGCGAACCCGCATCATCACTGAGTGGAAGCGATGCCCCTACCGGCTGTCGTGCACCGCAACACCCAGCCCGAACGATTACATGGAGCTGGGTAACCAGTCTGAGTTCCTCGGCATCATGGGCATGGATGAAATGCTGGCTATGTTCTTCACCCACGATGGCGGCGACACCGCTAAGTGGCGCCTCAAGGGCCATGGCCGCAAGAAGTTCTGGCAGTGGCTGGCGTCATGGGCGGTGACCATCCGTCTGCCGTCGGATATCGGTTTCGACGACACCGGCTACATTTTGCCGACCCTGCACACCTATGAGCACTTGGTGACCAGTCAATACGGCGACGACATGTTCACCAGCATCGCGCAGAGCCTTACCGAACGCCGTCAGGCCAAGAAAGAAACTCTAGGGCAGCGCGTTGCCAAGGTGGCCGAAATAGTCGCTCAGGAGCCTTCCGAGCCCTGGTTGATCTGGTGCCATACCAACGACGAAGCCGATCTGCTGCGCAAATCAATACATGGCGCAGTGGAAATACGAGGTAGTGACAGTATCGAGCGCAAAGAGCAGGCCATCAACGGCTTTTTGGATGGCAGCGTTCGCGTACTTGTCACCAAGCCATCTATCGCGGGAATGGGCTTAAACCTTCAGCACTGCGCTCGCATGGCGTTTGTCGGACTGGATGACTCCTTCGAGCAAATGTATCAAGCCGTGCGCCGCTGCTGGCGTTTCGGCCAGACCCGAGAAGTGCATAGCCACATCGTCAGCGCTGAGAGTTTGGGCGCTATCAAAGCGAATGTAGAGCGCAAAGAGCGGCAAATGGAAGAAATGCAGGCGTCCATGGTCGAGCACATGGCCGGAATGATGCAGAAGCCTGTTTCCTCTGCCGCTATCGAGAAGACCGAATACGAACCACAGCACGAAATGGTGCTGCCCGCCTGGGTGGCATAG
- a CDS encoding recombination-associated protein RdgC — translation MWFKNLLIYRLHAQEAVALDVLATALSEHAAKPMGSADFRRLGWAAPAGRLGNGQLVHEIQGHRLLSALRQERMLPASVVKEEVEERVADIETREGRKVTRKEKAAIKEQVTEELMPRAFVRSQKIDLWWDTERQLIGVNAGSRARAEDVLDLLRETLGSLKATPMSSQTLPIRAMTTWLGDPASRPADLKLGDTVELKAKGDDGVVRGRQVDLDSDEMQQLLESGRQASKLALSIEGQLSFVLHDDLALKSLRFGDALIEEADHADDGDDALARLETDFVLMAGSLRDSVARIMEWLGGDSYAPPEAFKMELTD, via the coding sequence ATGTGGTTCAAAAACCTACTTATCTACCGGCTCCATGCCCAAGAAGCGGTAGCGCTCGACGTGTTGGCCACGGCGCTGTCCGAGCATGCCGCCAAGCCGATGGGGAGCGCTGACTTTCGTCGCCTGGGCTGGGCGGCACCCGCTGGCCGATTGGGCAATGGCCAGCTCGTTCACGAAATACAGGGGCATCGCCTGCTTTCGGCGCTACGCCAAGAGCGGATGTTGCCCGCCTCAGTCGTCAAAGAGGAAGTCGAGGAGCGGGTAGCGGATATCGAAACCCGTGAAGGCCGCAAGGTGACGCGCAAGGAGAAGGCGGCCATCAAGGAGCAGGTCACCGAGGAGCTTATGCCTCGCGCTTTCGTGCGCAGTCAAAAGATTGATCTTTGGTGGGATACAGAGCGGCAACTGATTGGCGTCAATGCCGGTAGCCGCGCCCGCGCCGAGGACGTTCTCGACCTGCTGCGCGAAACGCTGGGCAGCTTGAAGGCCACGCCGATGAGCAGCCAGACGCTACCTATTCGCGCCATGACAACGTGGCTGGGTGATCCGGCATCGCGGCCTGCTGACCTGAAGCTAGGCGACACTGTCGAGCTGAAAGCTAAGGGCGATGACGGCGTCGTCCGTGGCCGCCAAGTTGATCTCGATAGTGACGAAATGCAGCAGCTACTCGAGAGCGGGCGGCAGGCCAGCAAGCTGGCGTTGAGCATTGAGGGCCAGTTGTCGTTCGTGCTCCACGATGATTTGGCGCTCAAGTCGCTGCGCTTTGGCGATGCGCTGATCGAGGAAGCGGACCATGCCGACGATGGCGATGATGCGCTTGCTCGGCTGGAAACGGACTTCGTACTCATGGCTGGGAGCTTGCGCGACAGCGTGGCCCGCATCATGGAGTGGTTGGGTGGCGACAGCTACGCGCCGCCGGAAGCGTTCAAGATGGAGCTTACCGACTAG
- the recT gene encoding recombination protein RecT, which produces MTQQEGTLNQELQQASQNQTPAKKAMPTTIQGMLKDDRFKSQIARALPKHITPDRITRIALTEVNKTPQLGQCAPMSLFGAIVQSAQLGLELGGALGHAYLVPFKKNYKDDNGQWQNTMEAQFIIGYRGMIDLARRSGQMVSLQSHAVYEGDEFEFEYGLNEKLKHVPTRGEKGALIAVYAVAKLVGGGHQIEVMWREDVEAVKQASKAGKSGPWVDHFEEMAKKTVIRRLFKYLPVSVEMQRAVALDEQAESGAQDNNVFDGEFSYGEEAA; this is translated from the coding sequence ATGACTCAGCAAGAAGGCACGTTAAACCAGGAATTGCAGCAGGCGTCGCAGAATCAGACGCCCGCGAAAAAAGCTATGCCTACCACTATCCAGGGCATGCTAAAAGATGACCGGTTTAAGTCGCAAATCGCCCGAGCGCTGCCGAAGCACATCACGCCCGACCGCATTACCCGTATAGCGCTGACCGAGGTCAATAAGACGCCCCAGCTAGGCCAGTGCGCCCCAATGTCGCTATTTGGCGCTATCGTGCAGTCTGCGCAGCTTGGGCTCGAGCTGGGTGGAGCACTTGGTCATGCCTACCTCGTGCCGTTCAAGAAGAATTATAAGGACGACAACGGGCAGTGGCAGAACACAATGGAAGCGCAGTTCATCATCGGTTATCGCGGCATGATCGACTTGGCGCGCCGCTCGGGGCAGATGGTGTCGCTACAGTCCCACGCGGTTTATGAAGGGGACGAGTTCGAGTTCGAGTATGGCTTGAATGAAAAGTTGAAGCATGTACCTACCCGGGGTGAAAAGGGAGCCCTTATCGCGGTCTACGCGGTAGCCAAGCTGGTCGGTGGCGGACACCAAATCGAGGTCATGTGGCGTGAGGATGTTGAAGCGGTTAAGCAAGCATCCAAAGCTGGCAAAAGCGGGCCCTGGGTCGATCACTTCGAGGAAATGGCCAAGAAGACGGTCATTCGCCGACTGTTCAAATATCTTCCCGTTAGCGTCGAAATGCAGCGCGCCGTCGCGCTCGACGAGCAAGCAGAATCTGGCGCGCAAGACAACAACGTATTTGATGGCGAATTCAGCTACGGCGAAGAAGCCGCTTAA
- a CDS encoding PD-(D/E)XK nuclease-like domain-containing protein: MVAHRPEDDEKKTALNVGDACHALILEPQRFEAEYAIGPDAPKNTKAGKAEWAEFEEALGDRQLLTFAEGRKVKLIRESVMAHPLARQLIEAPGDVEASIYWNDETTGRLCRCRPDKTLNDMGWLIDLKSTGDMGKFARSVADYRYHVQDAFYSDGYATHFGHQPQGFLFVAFSTSIECGKYPVRVFQLDQQARTQGRFEYQRNMAVYDECLRTGVWRGIESLSLPYWAQKEAS, from the coding sequence GTGGTCGCGCACCGCCCCGAAGATGACGAAAAGAAAACGGCGCTCAATGTTGGCGATGCCTGCCACGCGCTGATACTGGAGCCGCAACGGTTCGAGGCTGAATATGCGATTGGACCGGATGCGCCAAAGAATACGAAAGCGGGCAAAGCAGAGTGGGCAGAATTTGAGGAAGCGCTGGGAGATCGGCAACTACTGACCTTTGCCGAAGGCCGAAAAGTGAAGCTTATCCGCGAGAGCGTTATGGCACATCCACTGGCCCGACAGTTGATTGAAGCGCCCGGGGACGTTGAGGCCAGCATCTACTGGAACGATGAAACGACCGGGAGGCTTTGCCGCTGCCGACCAGATAAAACGCTCAACGACATGGGCTGGCTGATCGACCTGAAAAGCACTGGCGACATGGGCAAGTTCGCCCGCTCGGTAGCCGACTACCGCTATCACGTCCAGGACGCCTTCTACTCAGACGGCTATGCCACGCACTTTGGCCACCAGCCGCAAGGCTTCCTATTTGTCGCGTTTAGCACGTCTATCGAATGCGGCAAGTATCCGGTTCGGGTTTTTCAGCTAGACCAGCAGGCCCGCACTCAAGGCCGCTTCGAATATCAGCGAAACATGGCCGTTTACGACGAATGCCTACGCACCGGCGTTTGGCGCGGCATCGAATCACTTAGTTTGCCCTATTGGGCACAGAAGGAGGCATCATGA